One Curtobacterium sp. MCLR17_032 genomic window carries:
- a CDS encoding RNA degradosome polyphosphate kinase — translation MDTEPQLDGDSVANDLDDFDEVVEIEHESLPSDRYFDRELSWLRFNQRVLELGEDRTQPLLERANFLAIFASNLDEFFMVRVAGLKRRIDTGIAVPTNVGRAPSDVLRDIAMKAHELQERHAKAFIGSLKPDLDAAGIHVEHWSDLGEDDRLRMREYFSEQIFPVLMPLAVDPAHPFPYISGLSLNLAVRVRNPKSQRQEFARLKVPQNYPRFIKLPDDNSGRLRFIPLEDLIANHLPDLFPGMEVLEHHVFRITRNEDVEIEEDEAENLIQALERELLRRRFGPPIRLEITEDMDPVTLDLLVRELDITEQEVYRLPSPLDLGGLFELAKLPRPDLHYPRHVPTTPVQFQPGEPNTKPDLFRAIAARDVLVHHPYESFATSVQAFLEQAAADPNVLAIKQTLYRTSGDSPIVEALIDAAAAGKQVLALVEIKARFDEQNNITWARKLEKAGVHVVYGLVGLKTHSKLVLVIRQEGGTLKHYSHIGTGNYNPKTSRIYEDMGLFTSDDTVGKDLTRLFNELSGYAIEKKFKRLLVAPLHLRKGLVKRIQTEAENARAGKPSGIRIKVNSMVDEQIIDALYLASQAGVPVDIWVRGICSLKPGLEGVSETIRVRSVVGRYLEHSRTFAFHNDGDPAVFIGSADMMHRNLDRRVEALVRLTTPAHITEVQEMFDLAMAETTSSWHLESDGEWSRHSTDDDGRPLADVQNVLMRTISARKRSTR, via the coding sequence ATGGACACCGAACCGCAGCTCGACGGCGACTCCGTCGCGAACGACCTCGACGACTTCGACGAGGTCGTGGAGATCGAGCACGAGTCGCTGCCCTCCGACCGCTACTTCGACCGCGAACTGAGCTGGCTCCGTTTCAACCAGCGCGTGCTCGAGCTCGGAGAAGACCGGACGCAGCCGCTGCTCGAGCGCGCGAACTTCCTGGCGATCTTCGCCTCGAACCTCGACGAGTTCTTCATGGTCCGCGTCGCCGGCCTGAAGCGCCGCATCGACACCGGCATCGCCGTCCCGACCAACGTCGGCCGTGCGCCCAGCGACGTCCTGCGCGACATCGCGATGAAGGCCCACGAGCTGCAGGAACGCCACGCGAAGGCGTTCATCGGGTCGCTGAAGCCCGACCTCGACGCTGCCGGCATCCACGTCGAGCACTGGTCTGACCTCGGTGAGGACGACCGGCTCCGGATGCGCGAGTACTTCTCGGAGCAGATCTTCCCGGTGCTCATGCCCCTGGCGGTCGACCCGGCGCACCCGTTCCCGTACATCTCCGGTCTGTCGCTGAACCTGGCTGTCCGGGTGCGGAACCCGAAGTCCCAGCGCCAGGAGTTCGCGCGCCTCAAGGTGCCGCAGAACTACCCGCGCTTCATCAAGCTGCCGGACGACAACTCCGGCCGCCTGCGCTTCATCCCGCTCGAGGACCTGATCGCGAACCACCTCCCCGACCTGTTCCCGGGGATGGAGGTGCTGGAGCACCACGTGTTCCGCATCACCCGCAACGAAGACGTCGAGATCGAAGAGGACGAGGCCGAGAACCTCATCCAGGCGCTGGAGCGCGAACTGCTCCGCCGCCGGTTCGGACCGCCGATCCGGCTCGAGATCACCGAGGACATGGACCCGGTGACCCTCGACCTGCTGGTGCGCGAACTCGACATCACCGAGCAGGAGGTCTACCGCCTGCCGTCGCCGCTCGACCTCGGCGGACTGTTCGAACTGGCGAAGCTGCCGCGCCCGGACCTGCACTACCCGCGCCACGTGCCGACGACCCCGGTGCAGTTCCAGCCGGGCGAGCCGAACACGAAGCCCGACCTGTTCCGCGCGATCGCCGCTCGGGACGTCCTGGTCCACCACCCGTACGAGTCCTTCGCGACGAGCGTGCAGGCGTTCCTCGAGCAGGCCGCCGCCGACCCGAACGTGCTGGCGATCAAGCAGACGCTGTACCGCACCTCCGGCGACTCCCCCATCGTGGAAGCGCTGATCGACGCTGCCGCGGCGGGCAAGCAGGTCCTGGCCCTCGTCGAGATCAAGGCGCGCTTCGACGAGCAGAACAACATCACGTGGGCGCGCAAGCTCGAGAAGGCCGGTGTGCACGTCGTCTACGGCCTGGTCGGGCTGAAGACGCACTCGAAGCTGGTGCTCGTCATCCGGCAAGAGGGCGGGACGCTCAAGCACTACAGCCACATCGGTACGGGCAACTACAACCCGAAGACCTCGCGCATCTACGAGGACATGGGGCTGTTCACCTCGGACGACACGGTCGGCAAGGACCTTACCCGTCTGTTCAACGAGCTGTCCGGGTACGCGATCGAGAAGAAGTTCAAGCGCCTCCTGGTCGCACCGCTGCACCTCCGCAAGGGCCTGGTGAAGCGCATCCAGACGGAAGCGGAGAACGCCCGCGCCGGCAAGCCCTCGGGGATCCGCATCAAGGTCAACTCGATGGTCGACGAACAGATCATCGACGCCCTGTACCTGGCGAGCCAGGCCGGGGTGCCGGTCGACATCTGGGTCCGCGGCATCTGCTCGCTGAAGCCGGGGCTCGAAGGCGTGAGCGAGACGATCCGGGTCCGCAGTGTGGTCGGGCGGTACCTCGAGCACTCCCGGACGTTCGCGTTCCACAACGACGGCGACCCCGCGGTCTTCATCGGCAGCGCAGACATGATGCACCGCAACCTCGACCGCCGCGTCGAGGCCCTCGTCCGCCTCACCACCCCGGCGCACATCACCGAGGTGCAGGAGATGTTCGACCTGGCGATGGCCGAGACGACCAGCTCCTGGCACCTCGAGTCCGACGGCGAGTGGAGCCGTCACTCGACCGACGACGACGGACGCCCGCTCGCCGACGTGCAGAATGTCCTCATGCGGACCATCTCGGCACGGAAGCGTTCCACTCGGTGA
- a CDS encoding NUDIX domain-containing protein, whose protein sequence is MSGGQSGPVLAAGAVVWRDQDGEPLVLLIHREHHKDVSFPKGKVDPGESIPEAAVREIDEETGYRVYLGAPLGLAEYVLPSGRDKVVHYWSARVSRKEAERAGAFRPNDEVAAVEWVSIDDARARLTYERDVAILDRFAERAAANEHDTFALIALRHAKTVPGSDWDGPDATRPLLPLGRAQAKAAAAPVAAFGPKKIVSSTAARCLATVEPLSARTKVGVSDTPDISQDAHERGTADVKGVVRKRLDKAKTAVLCSHGPVLPDIVARIATDTADDTTAFDLRRAAMLSVGEFAVMHIAGRKLVAVETHRNSVSV, encoded by the coding sequence GTGAGCGGTGGGCAGTCGGGCCCGGTCCTCGCGGCCGGCGCCGTGGTGTGGCGTGACCAGGACGGCGAACCGCTCGTCCTCCTGATCCACCGCGAGCACCACAAGGACGTCTCGTTCCCCAAGGGCAAGGTGGACCCAGGCGAGAGCATCCCCGAGGCCGCCGTCCGTGAGATCGACGAGGAGACCGGGTACCGCGTGTACCTCGGCGCCCCCCTCGGTCTGGCCGAGTACGTGCTGCCGAGCGGTCGCGACAAGGTCGTGCACTACTGGTCTGCCCGGGTGTCCCGGAAAGAGGCCGAGCGCGCGGGAGCGTTCCGCCCGAACGACGAGGTCGCCGCCGTCGAGTGGGTGTCGATCGACGACGCCCGAGCACGTCTGACCTACGAACGGGACGTCGCGATCCTCGACCGGTTCGCCGAACGTGCCGCCGCGAACGAACACGACACGTTCGCCCTGATCGCCCTCCGGCACGCGAAGACCGTCCCCGGCTCGGACTGGGACGGTCCCGACGCCACCCGGCCCCTCCTGCCCCTCGGTCGCGCCCAGGCGAAGGCAGCCGCTGCCCCGGTCGCGGCGTTCGGCCCGAAGAAGATCGTCAGCAGCACCGCGGCCCGGTGCCTGGCGACCGTGGAACCCCTGTCGGCGCGGACGAAGGTCGGGGTGTCCGACACCCCGGACATCTCCCAGGACGCCCACGAGCGGGGGACCGCAGACGTCAAGGGCGTCGTGCGGAAGCGCCTCGACAAGGCGAAGACCGCGGTGCTCTGCTCGCACGGTCCGGTCCTGCCCGACATCGTCGCGCGGATCGCCACCGACACCGCCGACGACACGACGGCGTTCGACCTGCGGCGTGCCGCCATGCTCTCGGTCGGAGAGTTCGCGGTGATGCACATCGCCGGGCGCAAACTCGTGGCCGTCGAGACGCACCGCAACTCCGTCAGCGTCTGA
- a CDS encoding phosphate ABC transporter substrate-binding protein PstS, with protein sequence MNIKRIGSIAAIAIAGAVVLSSCAANEDAGNGGNSSSPAASSGVDYSKLSGTLTGSGSSAQQTAEATWASGFQGQASGVTVNYSPDGSGAGRKNFISGAADFAGSDAALSEDELGGKFAACAADSKAIDIPVYISPIAIAYKVDGVSDLTLDAKSIAGIFSGKITKWNDSEIASLNDGVKLPDADITVVHRSDDSGTTENFSEYLSENAGDAWGKEPSQTFPFQVGDAAAKTSGVASAMQGASNAITYIDDSGAGDLDKAKLMVGDKATEISAEGAAKVVADSDVASGRETNDLAIQIDRKDTAENAWPLVLVSYAIACQEYKDSAKADLVKAYLGYVVSADAQKAAATEAKSAALSSDLGEKAAAAVKSIK encoded by the coding sequence GTGAACATCAAGCGAATCGGCTCGATCGCGGCAATCGCGATCGCCGGCGCCGTCGTGCTCTCCTCCTGCGCGGCGAACGAGGATGCTGGCAACGGCGGCAACTCGTCGTCGCCCGCCGCCTCCTCGGGTGTCGACTACTCGAAGCTCTCCGGCACGCTCACCGGCTCCGGCTCCTCCGCACAGCAGACCGCCGAGGCGACCTGGGCCTCCGGCTTCCAGGGTCAGGCCTCCGGCGTCACCGTGAACTACTCGCCCGACGGTTCGGGCGCTGGCCGCAAGAACTTCATCTCGGGTGCCGCGGACTTCGCCGGCTCCGACGCGGCCCTGTCCGAGGACGAGCTCGGCGGCAAGTTCGCCGCCTGCGCCGCGGACTCGAAGGCCATCGACATCCCGGTCTACATCTCCCCGATCGCGATCGCCTACAAGGTCGACGGTGTCTCGGACCTCACGCTGGACGCCAAGTCCATCGCGGGCATCTTCTCCGGCAAGATCACGAAGTGGAACGACTCGGAGATCGCGTCGCTCAACGACGGCGTGAAGCTGCCGGACGCCGACATCACCGTCGTGCACCGTTCCGACGACTCCGGCACGACCGAGAACTTCTCCGAGTACCTGTCGGAGAACGCGGGCGACGCCTGGGGCAAGGAGCCGAGCCAGACCTTCCCGTTCCAGGTCGGTGACGCGGCGGCGAAGACCTCCGGTGTGGCCTCGGCCATGCAGGGCGCCTCGAACGCCATCACCTACATCGACGACTCCGGCGCCGGTGACCTGGACAAGGCCAAGCTCATGGTCGGCGACAAGGCCACCGAGATCTCGGCCGAGGGCGCTGCGAAGGTCGTCGCCGACTCCGACGTCGCGTCGGGTCGCGAGACCAACGACCTCGCCATCCAGATCGACCGCAAGGACACGGCCGAGAACGCCTGGCCGCTGGTGCTCGTCTCCTACGCCATCGCGTGCCAGGAGTACAAGGACAGCGCCAAGGCCGACCTCGTGAAGGCGTACCTCGGGTACGTCGTCTCGGCGGACGCGCAGAAGGCTGCGGCGACGGAGGCCAAGTCGGCCGCCCTGTCGTCCGACCTGGGCGAGAAGGCCGCCGCGGCGGTCAAGTCCATCAAGTAA
- the pstC gene encoding phosphate ABC transporter permease subunit PstC produces the protein MTTAPVRDQDIATPSKPKAVVRIGDRVFSAASVAAGSLILFVLVLVAAFLVWQSIPAFNAEAGTLPNSAANFWTYVGPLVFGTVWSAFLALIMAVPLAIGIALFISHYAPRRLAPVLGYVIDLLAAVPSVVYGLWGIVVLARLVKPLYAFLNEHFGWIPLFSGPLSGTGRTILTASIVLAVMAIPIMTAVMREIFLQAPTLNEEAALALGATRWEMIRMSVLPFAKSGIVSAIMLGLGRALGETMAIALVLSVSTNITFQLLTPLNPSTIAANIALQFAEASGTALNALIASGLILFVITLVINMLARYIVRKRVS, from the coding sequence ATGACGACCGCACCGGTCCGAGACCAGGACATCGCCACCCCGTCCAAGCCGAAGGCCGTCGTGCGCATCGGCGACCGGGTGTTCTCCGCCGCCTCCGTCGCAGCCGGCAGCCTGATCCTCTTCGTCCTCGTCCTCGTCGCGGCGTTCCTCGTCTGGCAGAGCATCCCGGCCTTCAACGCCGAAGCGGGCACCCTGCCGAACAGCGCTGCGAACTTCTGGACCTACGTCGGCCCGCTGGTCTTCGGCACGGTCTGGTCCGCGTTCCTCGCGCTGATCATGGCGGTCCCGCTGGCGATCGGCATCGCGCTCTTCATCTCGCACTACGCACCGCGCCGCCTGGCACCCGTCCTGGGCTACGTCATCGACCTGCTGGCCGCGGTGCCGTCGGTCGTCTACGGCCTCTGGGGCATCGTCGTCCTGGCCCGTTTGGTGAAGCCGCTCTACGCGTTCCTCAACGAGCACTTCGGCTGGATCCCGCTGTTCTCCGGTCCGCTGTCCGGCACGGGTCGCACGATCCTCACCGCGTCGATCGTCCTCGCGGTGATGGCCATCCCGATCATGACCGCGGTCATGCGCGAGATCTTCCTGCAGGCGCCGACCCTCAACGAGGAAGCGGCCCTGGCCCTCGGCGCGACGCGCTGGGAGATGATCCGGATGTCGGTCCTGCCGTTCGCGAAGTCCGGCATCGTGTCGGCGATCATGCTCGGCCTCGGTCGTGCGCTCGGCGAGACGATGGCGATCGCGCTGGTGCTGTCCGTGTCGACGAACATCACCTTCCAGCTCCTCACCCCGCTGAACCCGTCGACCATCGCGGCGAACATCGCCCTGCAGTTCGCCGAGGCCTCCGGGACGGCCCTGAACGCGCTCATCGCGTCCGGCCTGATCCTCTTCGTCATCACCCTGGTCATCAACATGCTCGCGCGGTACATCGTCCGCAAGCGAGTGTCCTGA